A single region of the Brachypodium distachyon strain Bd21 chromosome 3, Brachypodium_distachyon_v3.0, whole genome shotgun sequence genome encodes:
- the LOC100824603 gene encoding guanine nucleotide exchange factor subunit Rich — MYMAYGWPQSIPLDPGDSDGGVVLLRVLGRLLLAVCPASLHLWSASQHKVRLARLDRSPDSLAAHGHNARAVWSPDAKTIAVLTSSFYLHIYKVQLSGKPLIVGGKQLPGLCLASLSLIIVEKVPLGNDISITSNFACDSKSMLLGLSNGHLQVVSWNAEFLDSFKLCCSTCSSEKTTAVVDALVFDPPSSRENSNARPAPCCTEDSAIFHVELSVKLRLLVALYSDCQIALCTVGKKGLKQTSGIRVERWLNTGDAMCTSVASDQQILAVGCSRGVVELYDLAENARHIRTVSLYDWGYSVEDTGPVTCISWTPDNCAFAVGWKFRGLTVWSVSGCRLMCTIRQAGSNSASSPMVKPNAQKFEPLMGGTSHIQWGDYGYKLFAVEESLSERVLAFSFAKCCLNRGLSSTTYTRQILYGEDRILLVQPDDTDELKMLHLNVPVSYSSQNWPVQHVVASDDGMYLAVAGSHGLVLYDLRNKRWRFFGDVTQEQKIQCKGLLWLGKVVIVCNYVESSNTYELLFFPRYHLDHSSLLYRKPLLGRPIVMDVFQDYILVTYSPFDVHIFHVMISGELSPTSSPVLQLSTVRELSIMSPKGPPVSMRLIPEPTDEGELKRDTDGSSDLLSQQPSRCLILRVNGELSVLDMDDGHEQALTNSVELFWVTCSQMEEKGNLIKEVSWLDYGHQGMQVWYPSHGANPFRQEDFLQLDPELEFDREVYPLGLLPNVGVVVGVSQRMSFSTAEFPCFEPSPQAQTILHCLLRHLLQRDKHEEALRLANLSAEKPHFSHCLEWLLFTVFDADISRPSTSKNQISPKSESPKRSLLEKTCDLLRNFSEYMDVVVSVARKTDGRHWADLFSAAGRSTEMFEECFQRRWYRTAACYILVIAKLEGPAVSQYCALRLLQATLDESLYELAGELVRFLLRSGRDFENANADSEKLSPRFMGYFLFRSPYKRQSSDLKSNSTKELSPHIASVMNILESHASYLMSGKELSKLVAFVKGTQFDLVEYLQRERLGSARLENFASALELIGQKLQMDTLQSRLDAEFLLAHMCSVKFKEWIVVLATLLRRAEVLVDLFRHDLRLWNAYSITLQSHDVFREYLDLLSALEDELSSVSNLTLQQNEQSS; from the exons atGTACATGGCGTACGGGTGGCCGCAGTCGATCCCGCTGGACCCGGGCGACTCCGACGGTGGCGTGGTCCTCCTCCGCGtcctcggccgcctcctcctcgccgtctgcCCCGCCTCGCTCCACCTCTGGTCGGCGTCCCAGCACAAGGTCCGCCTCGCCCGCCTCGACCGCTCCCCGGACTCCCTCGCCGCGCACGGCCACAACGCCCGCGCCGTCTGGAGCCCCGACGCTAAGACCATCGCCGTCCTG ACCTCTTCCTTCTACCTCCACATATACAAGGTGCAGCTCTCGGGGAAGCCGCTGATCGTCGGGGGCAAGCAGCTCCCTGGGCTTTGCCTCGCCAGTTTGTCCCTAATAATCGTCGAGAAGGTTCCTCTCGGCAATGACATCTCAATAAC GAGCAATTTTGCATGCGACAGCAAAAGCATGCTCCTCGGACTGTCAAATGGCCACTTGCAGGTTGTGTCCTGGAATGCTGAG TTCTTGGACAGCTTCAAGCTTTGTTGCTCCACATGTTCATCAGAGAAAACCACTGCTGTTGTAGATGCTTTGGTGTTTGATCCACCTAGTTCGAGAGAAAATTCTAATGCAAGGCCTGCTCCCTGCTGCACAGAGGATTCAGCTATCTTCCATGTTGAGTTGTCGGTGAAGCTAAGACTGCTAGTTGCCTTGTACTCAGACTGTCAGATTGCACTATGTACGGTCGGTAAGAAGGGATTAAAGCAAACTAGTGGCATCAGAGTAGAGAGATGGTTGAACACTGGTGATGCAATGTGTACTTCTGTGGCTTCCGATCAGCAGATTCTTGCTGTTGGCTGCAGTAGAGGTGTTGTTGAATTGTATGACCTGGCTGAGAATGCGCGACATATACGCACAGTTTCTTTGTATGATTGGGG GTATTCAGTGGAAGATACCGGTCCTGTTACTTGTATATCTTGGACGCCTGACAATTGTGCTTTTGCAGTTGGATGGAAATTTAGGGGACTTACTGTTTGGTCTGTATCTGGGTGCCGGTTAATGTGCACAATTCGTCAAGCCGGATCTAATTCTGCTTCATCTCCAATGGTTAAACCTAACGCCCAAAAATTTGAGCCTCTAATGGGCGGGACATCACACATTCAATGGGGTGATTATGGATATAAACTGTTTGCAGTTGAAGAAAGCTTGtcagaaagggttcttgcttTCTCATTTGCCAAATGTTGCCTAAACAGAGGACTTTCAAGCACGACATATACTCGCCAGATTCTTTATGGCGAAGATAGAATCCTATTAGTGCAACCTGATGATACTGATGAACTTAAGATGCTGCACCTTAATGTTCCA GTCTCCTATAGTTCACAGAACTGGCCTGTTCAGCATGTAGTTGCAAGCGATGATGGTATGTACTTGGCAGTTGCTGGCTCTCATGGCCTAGTGCTGTATGATTTGCGCAATAAAAGGTGGCGGTTTTTTGGGGATGTTACTCAAGAGCAAAAGATTCAATGCAAAGGCTTGTTGTGGCTGGGTAAAGTAGTTATCGTATGCAACTATGTTGAATCATCAAACAC GTACGAGCTTCTGTTTTTCCCAAGATATCACCTTGACCATAGCTCCTTACTTTATCGAAAACCACTGCTTGGTAGACCCATTGTCATGGATGTCTTTCAGGACTACATTCTTGTTACCTACAGTCCATTTGATGTGCATATCTTCCATGTGATGATCTCGGGAGAACTGTCACCTACCAGTAGTCCAGTTTTACAG CTCTCAACAGTTAGAGAACTTTCAATCATGAGTCCAAAGGGCCCACCTGTTTCAATGCGATTGATTCCTGAACCAACTGACGAAGGAGAGCTGAAGAGGGATACTGATGGATCTTCTGATTTGTTATCCCAACAACCTTCAAG ATGTTTGATCTTGCGGGTGAATGGCGAACTTTCTGTGCTGGACATGGACGATGGACATGAACAAGCACTTACGAATTCAGTTGAACTCTTTTGGGTCACTTGTTCTCAAATGGAAGAGAAGGGTAATCTTATCAAAGAGGTTTCATGGCTTGACTATGGCCATCAAGGGATGCAG GTATGGTACCCGTCACATGGAGCAAATCCTTTTAGGCAAGAAGATTTTCTGCAG TTGGATCCggagcttgagtttgatcgtGAGGTGTATCCTCTTGGTCTTCTTCCAAATGTTGGTGTGGTTGTTGGTGTTTCTCAGCGAATGTCCTTTTCAACCGCAGAGTTCCCATGCTTTGAGCCTTCTCCTCAAGCACAAACAATATTGCATTGTTTGCTACGGCATCTCCTTCAG AGAGACAAACATGAAGAAGCTTTACGTTTGGCAAACTTGTCAGCAGAGAAACCTCACTTTTCTCACTGTTTAGAGTGGCTTCTGTTTACGGTATTTGATGCAGATATATCTAG GCCAAGTACTTCAAAAAACCAAATTTCACCAAAAAGTGAATCTCCAAAGAGATCCCTTCTAGAGAAGACATGTGACCTACTTCGGAATTTTTCTGAATATATGGATGTTGTAGTCAGTGTTGCTAGGAAAACTGATGGTCGACACTGGGCAGATCTTTTCTCTGCAGCTGGGCGATCCACAGA GATGTTTGAGGAATGCTTCCAACGGAGATGGTACAGGACTGCTGCTTGCTACATACTG GTCATTGCTAAGCTTGAAGGCCCTGCTGTCAGTCAGTACTGTGCACTCCGTTTGCTTCAA GCTACACTTGATGAATCTCTGTATGAGCTTGCTGGGGAGTTG GTCCGCTTCTTGCTAAGGTCTGGCAGAGACTTTGAAAATGCCAATGCAGACTCTGAAAAGCTCTCTCCAAGGTTTATGGGTTATTTTCTATTCCGTTCGCCATATAAGAGACAGTCTTCTGATTTGAAAAG CAACTCAACGAAAGAACTTAGCCCACATATTGCCTCTGTTATGAACATTCTGGAGAGCCATGCCAGCTATTTGATGTCTGGCAAGGAACTTTCAAAGCTTGTTGCTTTTGTCAAAGGGACTCAATTTGATCTTGTG GAATATCTTCAGCGAGAAAGGCTGGGATCTGCTCGACTGGAGAATTTTGCATCTGCACTTGAACTAATTGGTCAAAAG CTCCAAATGGACACACTTCAGAGTCGGCTTGATGCTGAGTTCCTTCTTGCTCATATGTGTTCTGTGAAGTTTAAGGAATGGATCGTGGTGCTAGCGACTTTATTGAGGCGTGCAGAG GTTTTGGTGGATCTCTTTCGACATGATCTGCGGTTGTGGAATGCATACAGCATTACTCTACAG TCACATGATGTATTCAGGGAGTACCTTGACCTTCTTAGCGCCTTGGAGGACGAGCTTTCGTCTGTCTCCAATCTGACACTGCAGCAGAACGAGCAATCGTCGTGA